The stretch of DNA TGCTCTAGACCCGATATCAAATGCTAAAGTTGAAGATTTGATTGTTGATTTAAAGAAGGATTATTCAATTATTATTGTCACCCATAATATGCAGCAAGCATCTCGTATTTCAGACAAAACTGCCTTCTTTTTAAACGGCGATTTGGTTGAATATGACAACACGGAAACAATCTTTACTAATCCATCTGTTAAAAAGACCGAAGAATATATTTCTGGTAGGTTTGGATAAGGAGGAATCGGTGTGGCAATCCCAACATTGACTAGAGAAGTTTTTAATGTGAAAGATCTTAACTTATGGTATGGAGAGAATCATGCCTTAAAGAATATCAATTTTCCTATTAATAAAAAAGAAGTAACAGCTATTATCGGTCCATCTGGTTGTGGGAAATCAACATTTATTAAAACCCTAAATTTGATGATCAATATGGTCCCAAATGTAAAAATGACCGGTGAAATTAATTATGATGGTCAAAATATATTAGATGAGAAAATGGACCTTGTTGAACTGCGTAGGCATGTTGGCATGGTCTTTCAAAAGGGTAATCCATTCCCACAATCGATTTATGATAATATTGCCTATGGTCCAAGAATTCATGGAATTAAGAAAAAGGTTCATTTGGACGAACTTGTCACAAAATCATTAATGGATGTGGCTCTATGGGATGAAGTTAAGGATCGTTTACATGCACCTGCTTTAGGACTTTCAGGTGGGCAACAGCAAAGGTTATGTATAGCAAGGGCGCTCGCGACTAAACCTGAGGTTTTGTTAATGGATGAGCCGACTTCTGCCCTCGATCCCATCTCTACTTTGAAAATTGAGGAATTAATTTTAGAGTTGAAAGAAAAATATACCATTGTTATTGTTACCCATAACATGCAGCAAGCGGCACGGGTTTCAGATAAAACAGCTTTCTTTTTAATGGGGGAATTAATCGAATTAGATTCCACTTCTGCTATTTTTTCAAATCCAAAAGATTCACGAACGGAAGGCTATATTACAGGAAGATTCGGATGATGAGGTGACTAAATTGAGTACAAGGTCGAATTTTGATAATAATTTAAAGCAGTTGAAAGAATTGCTATTACAAATGGCTAATAAAGCTGAGTTGGCCATAAAGGAATCGATGATCGCTCTAATTAACCAAGATATGGAAATGGCTAAGCTTGTAATTGATGGCGATAATGAAATTGATGATTTAGAGCATGAAATCAATGATAAGGCTTTATTATTAATTGCAAGAGAATCACCTGTAGCAACAGATTTAAGACAAATCAATGTAGCCTTAAAAGTATCATCTGAGGTGGAGCGGATGGCGGACATGGCTGTGAACATTGCAAAATCTGCGGTTCATATCGGAAATGAAAAACAT from Bacillus sp. SLBN-46 encodes:
- the phoU gene encoding phosphate signaling complex protein PhoU; this encodes MTKLSTRSNFDNNLKQLKELLLQMANKAELAIKESMIALINQDMEMAKLVIDGDNEIDDLEHEINDKALLLIARESPVATDLRQINVALKVSSEVERMADMAVNIAKSAVHIGNEKHIKEMVDIPNMMEMALDMVSDSIKAFYSEDITLAKSCAKRDDQVDKMFGSLIQELLGYIPKNPNSTNQIIQLAFVCRFIERIADHSTNIAENVIYLVTGKRIDLNA
- the pstB gene encoding phosphate ABC transporter ATP-binding protein PstB, with translation MGVAIPTLTREVFNVKDLNLWYGENHALKNINFPINKKEVTAIIGPSGCGKSTFIKTLNLMINMVPNVKMTGEINYDGQNILDEKMDLVELRRHVGMVFQKGNPFPQSIYDNIAYGPRIHGIKKKVHLDELVTKSLMDVALWDEVKDRLHAPALGLSGGQQQRLCIARALATKPEVLLMDEPTSALDPISTLKIEELILELKEKYTIVIVTHNMQQAARVSDKTAFFLMGELIELDSTSAIFSNPKDSRTEGYITGRFG